The proteins below are encoded in one region of Parvicella tangerina:
- a CDS encoding PepSY-like domain-containing protein, protein MKKTVFIMIAMIGMTAVSCAQSAPAEVQEAYKAKFSNAERVKWEKENSTEWEAEFKLDGKEYSANFSNDGEWKETEHEVSKSDLPSAVKQTLSAEFNGYKVEAAESIETPKFSGYEMELEKGESTMEVVIDAKGKVLKKKVEKEDDDDDED, encoded by the coding sequence ATGAAAAAGACAGTATTTATAATGATAGCGATGATCGGTATGACAGCGGTATCATGTGCACAAAGTGCTCCAGCAGAAGTTCAAGAAGCTTATAAAGCTAAATTCTCCAATGCCGAACGCGTAAAGTGGGAAAAAGAAAATAGTACTGAGTGGGAAGCCGAATTTAAATTGGATGGAAAAGAATATTCAGCCAATTTCTCAAATGATGGAGAATGGAAAGAAACAGAACATGAAGTAAGCAAGAGTGATCTTCCGTCAGCTGTAAAACAAACTTTGTCAGCAGAATTTAATGGATATAAAGTTGAAGCTGCTGAAAGTATAGAAACGCCAAAATTCTCTGGATATGAAATGGAATTAGAAAAAGGTGAATCAACAATGGAAGTTGTGATAGATGCTAAAGGCAAAGTCCTCAAAAAGAAAGTAGAGAAGGAAGATGATGACGATGATGAAGACTAA
- a CDS encoding sensor histidine kinase yields the protein MKLIKKTNRNFILILLGVIPLAIILLFFSLTYYMADEVDEKLRVDELRIVEQLKTNPEFISIYPVIEVEEIQSAENIEEGIKDVLVYDPIEKEEEPFRELISVKEVNRKIYLIKVRHSTIESKDFMIAIILSMGVILLLIFLLLLVFNNRLSLKLWKPFYNNIDELRTFSFTSTDHLDLKDSDIDEFQDLKHSLELLTEQLHKDYKTLKEFTENASHEIQTPLSIISMNLDEVLQEEHSKENYDKLYACYQSVQRLSKLNQKLLLLAKIDNQQFNDVSEIEFNSLIKEKSEELEQLIEQKDLNVNIVEEGKLRVEMDSILANVLVINLLSNAIKHSLSGSNINIIITGSYFSISNPTEIAIDEKQVFERFKKGNDADSSTGLGLSIVKRIVDLSNMEIEVTNKQGDFKISVKK from the coding sequence ATGAAGCTGATCAAGAAAACAAATAGGAACTTCATTTTGATCCTTCTAGGAGTAATTCCTCTTGCGATAATTTTGCTGTTTTTTTCTTTAACCTATTATATGGCTGATGAGGTTGATGAGAAGCTCCGTGTGGACGAGTTAAGGATTGTCGAGCAGCTCAAAACCAATCCGGAGTTCATTTCAATTTATCCGGTTATTGAAGTTGAAGAGATTCAATCTGCCGAAAATATTGAAGAAGGAATCAAAGATGTGCTTGTTTATGATCCAATAGAAAAAGAAGAGGAGCCATTTCGAGAGTTGATTTCTGTAAAAGAGGTTAACAGAAAAATCTACTTGATAAAAGTAAGGCATTCTACCATTGAGAGTAAAGATTTTATGATTGCCATAATTTTGTCAATGGGGGTGATCCTTCTACTTATATTTCTATTGCTTCTTGTATTTAACAATCGATTATCACTAAAACTCTGGAAGCCCTTTTACAATAATATAGATGAATTGAGGACTTTTTCATTTACTTCTACAGACCATCTGGATCTTAAGGATTCGGATATTGATGAGTTTCAGGATCTGAAGCATTCGTTAGAGTTGTTGACAGAGCAGTTGCATAAAGATTATAAAACACTTAAAGAATTCACTGAAAATGCTTCGCATGAGATACAAACACCTCTTTCGATAATATCGATGAATCTGGATGAGGTTTTACAGGAGGAACACTCAAAAGAGAATTATGATAAGCTATATGCTTGTTATCAATCGGTACAGCGTTTGTCAAAATTGAATCAGAAACTATTGTTATTGGCAAAAATAGATAATCAGCAATTCAATGATGTGTCAGAAATTGAATTCAACTCACTGATTAAAGAAAAGTCAGAAGAATTAGAACAATTAATAGAGCAGAAGGATCTAAATGTCAATATTGTGGAGGAAGGAAAGTTAAGAGTTGAAATGGATTCGATCCTAGCCAATGTTTTGGTGATCAATTTATTGTCTAACGCCATCAAGCATTCACTTTCTGGAAGCAACATTAATATCATCATAACCGGATCATATTTTAGCATATCGAATCCTACGGAAATTGCTATTGATGAAAAACAGGTTTTTGAGAGATTCAAAAAAGGTAACGATGCAGATTCTTCTACAGGGCTTGGTTTATCTATTGTGAAAAGGATAGTAGATCTTTCAAACATGGAAATAGAAGTGACGAATAAGCAGGGCGATTTCAAAATTTCTGTTAAAAAATAA
- a CDS encoding response regulator transcription factor — protein MKLLIVEDEKDLRETVAEFFRKMGELVITAEDKIEAEDKLISHQFDVVILDITLPDGSGMGILPMISKTQESSGVLILSAKDSLDDKINGLDRGADDYLTKPFHLGELNSRVKALVRRKVYKGDTYIQFNEIKVNISENQAYVNGELLPLTKKELTLLLYLINNKNRVLTKESIAEHLWGDNLDYIENYDFIYTHIKNLRKKIERAGGEDYLNTVHGIGYKYGNS, from the coding sequence ATGAAACTACTTATTGTAGAAGACGAAAAGGATTTGAGAGAAACTGTTGCCGAGTTTTTTCGGAAGATGGGAGAGTTGGTCATTACGGCTGAAGATAAAATAGAGGCTGAAGATAAACTCATTTCACACCAGTTTGATGTAGTGATCTTGGATATTACTTTACCTGATGGTAGTGGGATGGGTATTCTACCAATGATTAGTAAAACACAAGAAAGCTCTGGAGTACTCATTTTGTCAGCTAAGGACTCTCTGGATGACAAAATTAATGGGTTAGACCGGGGGGCCGATGACTATTTGACCAAACCATTTCATTTAGGAGAATTGAACTCTCGAGTAAAGGCGTTGGTTAGAAGAAAGGTTTATAAAGGTGATACGTATATTCAATTCAATGAGATAAAAGTGAATATTTCAGAGAATCAGGCTTATGTGAATGGGGAGTTATTACCACTTACCAAAAAAGAATTAACGCTGTTACTTTATTTGATCAACAATAAGAACAGAGTTCTGACCAAGGAGTCTATTGCAGAACATTTGTGGGGAGATAATTTAGATTACATAGAGAATTATGATTTTATCTATACCCATATTAAAAATCTTCGTAAAAAGATTGAGAGAGCTGGAGGAGAAGATTATTTGAATACTGTTCACGGGATTGGATACAAATATGGCAATTCATGA
- a CDS encoding succinylglutamate desuccinylase/aspartoacylase family protein, whose protein sequence is MENTFQNVPVIKKLKLDDIEHNSIAYRWLHIVSNGIGQPIYIPIIIAKGLKDGPTLGITAVVHGNELNGMSVIQRFFNGMELNKLSGTVVGVPVVNVPSLMNNERHFIDGQDLNRIMPGKKNGNRSEIYAHRVMERIVKHFDFLLDLHTASFGRVNSYYIRADLSSKMAYDLAYMQNPSIILNAPPTDGTLRGAASSLGIDAITVEVGDPNRFQKGMIRSSLTGVYNTLVFLKMYEDVIEHDNEEPVVCNNSYWIYTDLGGILQVHVSLSEQVYKDQKIATLRNVFGQILKEYHCPADGIVIGKSVNPISQTGSRIIHLGII, encoded by the coding sequence ATGGAAAATACCTTTCAAAATGTGCCAGTTATAAAGAAACTGAAACTGGATGATATTGAGCATAATAGCATCGCTTATCGATGGCTTCATATCGTTTCAAATGGTATCGGACAGCCTATCTATATTCCTATCATAATTGCTAAGGGGCTAAAAGACGGCCCTACGCTTGGAATTACCGCAGTTGTTCACGGAAATGAACTAAATGGCATGTCAGTTATTCAGCGTTTCTTTAACGGAATGGAATTGAATAAGCTTTCTGGAACTGTTGTTGGCGTTCCTGTAGTAAACGTTCCTTCTTTGATGAATAATGAGCGACACTTTATTGATGGCCAAGATCTCAACCGCATTATGCCAGGCAAGAAGAATGGGAACAGAAGTGAAATCTATGCTCATCGTGTTATGGAGCGTATCGTGAAACATTTTGATTTTCTATTAGACTTACATACAGCTAGCTTTGGAAGAGTAAACTCTTACTACATTCGAGCGGATCTATCTTCAAAAATGGCGTATGATCTCGCTTATATGCAAAACCCGTCAATCATTCTTAATGCTCCTCCTACAGATGGAACATTAAGAGGTGCTGCATCAAGCCTTGGAATAGATGCAATTACAGTTGAAGTTGGTGACCCGAATCGCTTCCAAAAAGGAATGATCAGGTCAAGCCTCACCGGGGTTTACAACACCCTAGTCTTTCTTAAGATGTATGAAGACGTGATTGAACACGACAATGAAGAACCTGTGGTCTGTAATAACTCTTATTGGATCTATACCGATCTCGGAGGCATTCTACAAGTACATGTGAGTCTCTCTGAACAGGTTTACAAAGACCAAAAAATCGCCACCCTAAGAAACGTCTTTGGACAAATATTAAAAGAATATCATTGTCCTGCGGATGGAATCGTAATTGGAAAAAGTGTCAATCCGATCAGTCAAACGGGGAGCAGGATCATTCACTTGGGTATTATTTAA
- a CDS encoding START domain-containing protein: MKVNIPISVTFFIVILFFTTTGFAQRDWTSRKKQDGIEVFVKSQENAVLKTYRAVASTTASIDDCVNFLLDLENHVNWSYTVEEASIIPSKTDDVLCYMLMDAPWPVLDRDIIIKASKNKHSANKAEVSLVAIEGVKKEVEDVVRITESTTKWKFTRKEGVTHIVYEGVTDPGGKVPDWVINAGLVDGPFETIKNFIHEVEN; the protein is encoded by the coding sequence ATGAAGGTCAACATTCCAATAAGCGTTACATTTTTTATTGTTATTCTATTTTTTACGACAACTGGTTTTGCCCAGCGAGATTGGACGTCTCGAAAAAAACAGGATGGTATTGAGGTTTTTGTTAAAAGTCAGGAAAATGCAGTGCTTAAAACTTACAGAGCCGTAGCGTCAACCACAGCCTCAATTGATGATTGTGTCAACTTTCTTTTGGATCTCGAAAATCACGTAAATTGGAGTTATACAGTAGAAGAAGCGAGTATTATACCCTCCAAAACGGATGATGTTTTGTGTTATATGTTAATGGATGCTCCATGGCCAGTATTAGACAGAGATATTATAATCAAAGCAAGTAAGAATAAGCACTCTGCCAACAAAGCAGAGGTCAGCTTAGTCGCAATTGAAGGTGTGAAGAAGGAGGTTGAAGATGTTGTTCGAATTACGGAATCCACCACCAAATGGAAGTTTACAAGGAAAGAAGGTGTTACCCATATCGTTTATGAAGGCGTCACCGATCCTGGGGGGAAGGTGCCTGATTGGGTGATCAATGCAGGCTTGGTAGATGGACCTTTTGAAACGATCAAGAACTTTATTCATGAAGTTGAAAACTAA
- a CDS encoding 2,3,4,5-tetrahydropyridine-2,6-dicarboxylate N-succinyltransferase: MSELKKVIEAAWEDRTLLKDKVVTDAIEQVIEEIDKGRLRTAEPDGTDWLVNEWVKKAVVMYFPIRKMETIEVGPFEFHDKMALKSNYKELGVRVVPHAVARYGAYISKGVIMMPSYVNIGAYVDEGTMVDTWATVGSCAQIGKNVHLSGGVGIGGVLEPLQASPVIIEDGAFIGSRCIVVEGVRVGKEAVLGANVVLTKSTKIIDVTGEQPQEYRGEVPARKVVIPGSYTKEFPAGNYQVPCALIIGERKASTDLKTSLNDALREHDVAV; encoded by the coding sequence ATGAGTGAACTTAAGAAAGTTATTGAAGCGGCTTGGGAGGATAGAACATTGCTTAAAGATAAAGTCGTTACGGATGCTATTGAGCAAGTAATTGAAGAAATAGACAAAGGAAGACTAAGAACAGCAGAACCTGACGGTACTGATTGGTTGGTGAATGAGTGGGTGAAGAAAGCAGTTGTTATGTATTTTCCCATTCGAAAAATGGAAACGATTGAGGTCGGACCCTTTGAGTTTCACGATAAAATGGCACTGAAATCCAATTATAAAGAACTTGGTGTTAGGGTAGTTCCTCATGCAGTTGCCCGATATGGAGCTTATATCAGTAAAGGAGTAATCATGATGCCTTCTTATGTAAATATTGGAGCTTATGTAGATGAGGGTACGATGGTAGATACTTGGGCAACGGTTGGGTCATGTGCTCAAATCGGAAAAAATGTCCACTTGAGTGGAGGAGTTGGAATTGGAGGAGTTTTAGAGCCGCTTCAAGCTAGTCCGGTTATCATTGAAGATGGTGCATTCATAGGTAGTCGTTGCATAGTTGTAGAAGGAGTAAGAGTAGGGAAGGAGGCTGTTTTAGGAGCAAATGTAGTCCTTACGAAATCGACTAAAATTATTGATGTAACTGGAGAGCAACCGCAAGAATACAGAGGAGAAGTTCCAGCTAGAAAAGTGGTAATACCAGGTAGTTATACCAAAGAGTTTCCAGCAGGTAATTATCAGGTTCCTTGTGCGTTAATTATTGGGGAACGTAAAGCTAGTACTGACCTTAAAACTTCTCTAAATGACGCCCTAAGAGAGCATGATGTAGCCGTTTAG
- a CDS encoding gliding motility-associated C-terminal domain-containing protein: MKTLSTILLILLSISYLGQSPLVYNQGMIYNDALIHVNGDWENQHNSTLLTNHGEIWLRADNNNGDFYISDSALVSGGGVYRLENDWSNSGVFIADRSHVYLDGSNQLITGDSVTQYFDLTLEGSGVKSQTIHSEVEHQLNLNNLELATQNFEMYVSNSWDSAIIHQSTYLSEGFVSSLTGGLLIRKTDSTKTYLFPVGSSANGHQFRPVTIENQSLNSERVGVRMIPEDATLNGLDREEKDSLICFINDDYYHEIKAVENLDQSNITVYYDPNLEPNWNILAQWNTPSSNRWNMLNTNGSSLYSYSGRTVSNHNNFSNDYYALGYYNEFSPNIYGDTIICDTTALYTYSTDSYSSYSWVATNTNGTITNSNQEQIELFWPNDPNTELSLTTTDSYGCVSPAATISIAIDHISASYDTIAVGGAGTIIFENTSLGADDIEWTIGDYISYNDQEEFTFTDIGTYDVQLIATNNLGCSDTTTGVLEIPALFWVPNVITPNGNGENDLFYIDALGVDEYRLIIYDRWGLKMFESTNAAWDGKNQTNNQPVPEGTYYFIYTAIDYSGVRHEYTGPISLFR; the protein is encoded by the coding sequence TTGAAAACGTTATCAACGATACTTCTTATTCTGCTCTCAATTAGCTACTTAGGTCAATCTCCCCTAGTATATAACCAAGGGATGATCTACAATGATGCCCTAATTCATGTGAATGGTGATTGGGAGAATCAACACAATAGCACCCTACTAACGAATCACGGTGAAATATGGTTAAGAGCGGATAATAATAACGGTGATTTCTATATTTCGGACTCAGCCCTTGTTAGTGGCGGTGGTGTGTATCGATTAGAAAATGACTGGTCAAACTCAGGTGTTTTCATAGCTGACCGTAGCCATGTATATCTCGATGGTTCAAATCAACTCATCACTGGTGACAGCGTCACACAATATTTTGACTTAACACTCGAGGGAAGTGGTGTTAAATCACAAACGATCCATTCGGAAGTCGAGCATCAGCTCAATCTGAACAATCTAGAACTTGCTACACAGAATTTTGAAATGTACGTCTCCAATAGCTGGGATAGCGCTATTATTCACCAAAGCACCTACCTCAGTGAAGGTTTTGTAAGCAGCCTAACCGGTGGATTGTTAATTCGTAAAACGGATAGTACAAAAACGTATCTATTTCCTGTAGGTTCCTCAGCGAATGGTCATCAGTTCAGACCAGTTACCATCGAGAATCAATCACTAAATTCGGAGCGCGTGGGTGTACGAATGATTCCAGAAGACGCGACATTAAATGGGCTGGATAGAGAAGAGAAAGACAGTCTAATCTGTTTTATTAATGATGATTATTATCATGAAATTAAAGCCGTAGAAAATCTAGACCAGAGTAACATCACGGTTTACTATGACCCAAACCTTGAACCGAATTGGAATATTTTAGCTCAATGGAATACGCCTAGTTCTAATCGGTGGAATATGCTTAACACCAACGGTTCATCACTGTACAGTTACTCAGGTCGTACAGTGAGTAATCACAACAACTTCAGTAATGATTACTATGCTTTGGGATACTACAACGAATTTTCGCCCAATATTTATGGCGATACGATTATTTGTGACACCACTGCTCTTTACACCTATTCAACAGACAGTTACTCTTCCTATTCATGGGTAGCTACCAACACTAATGGAACTATTACCAATAGTAACCAAGAACAAATTGAGTTATTTTGGCCGAATGACCCAAACACTGAACTATCGTTAACTACAACCGATAGTTATGGATGTGTTTCTCCAGCAGCTACTATCTCCATTGCTATTGACCATATTTCCGCTAGTTATGATACTATAGCTGTAGGTGGTGCAGGAACCATTATTTTCGAAAACACCAGTCTTGGAGCGGATGACATTGAATGGACTATTGGAGATTACATTTCTTACAACGATCAAGAGGAATTTACTTTCACCGATATTGGAACTTATGATGTACAGTTGATTGCGACTAACAACCTGGGGTGCTCTGATACTACAACTGGTGTTTTAGAAATCCCAGCTCTCTTTTGGGTACCAAACGTTATTACTCCAAATGGCAACGGAGAAAATGACCTTTTTTATATCGATGCCCTGGGCGTAGATGAGTATCGTTTGATTATCTATGATCGTTGGGGACTAAAAATGTTTGAAAGCACCAACGCGGCATGGGACGGTAAGAACCAAACCAATAATCAGCCCGTACCAGAAGGAACCTATTATTTTATTTACACCGCAATTGACTACTCTGGTGTGAGACATGAGTATACAGGTCCAATTTCGCTATTCCGATAG
- a CDS encoding SpoIID/LytB domain-containing protein → MTGKTAFCGDDQILEIGIFRSVSLYSITFKPADNSYRIYDKNDSLLYHLQEFETVSLKVNSDKSITVKVPDETIGKFAEISIQSFSSDSHYAIKGSNPSTKERKYFGGIKCFSREGKLDVVSLVTMQHYLEGVLESEAGNYQSKEYYKVQAIISRTYAMKNQRKFLHEGFMMTDLTNCQVYLGKMYRNPNIEEAVQETANLVLVDDQMRLISAAFYSNSGGQTSHSEYVWSKKVSYLRSVKDPFSKGKYNYHWSKSFDKDDFLKDLKKLYDFPINDTAAVNDLVNWKQESRAKYFVDWKYHILLTDVRSDFKLKSTYFSVEEEDGKIILKGKGFGHGVGLSQEGAMNMCDMGYSFRDVLHFYYTGVHLIDYRMLSFYLSE, encoded by the coding sequence ATGACTGGTAAAACAGCATTTTGTGGCGATGATCAAATCCTTGAGATAGGCATCTTTAGAAGCGTTAGCTTGTACTCAATTACATTTAAACCAGCGGATAACTCTTATAGAATTTACGACAAAAACGATTCGTTACTTTATCATTTGCAAGAGTTTGAAACCGTTTCACTTAAGGTAAACTCGGATAAATCAATTACGGTTAAGGTTCCTGATGAAACTATTGGGAAGTTTGCAGAAATCTCCATTCAAAGCTTTAGTTCAGATAGCCATTACGCTATAAAAGGTAGTAATCCATCCACTAAAGAGCGTAAATACTTTGGTGGGATAAAATGCTTCTCTAGGGAAGGAAAATTGGATGTGGTTAGTTTGGTGACCATGCAACATTATTTGGAGGGAGTGCTGGAGTCTGAAGCTGGAAATTATCAGAGCAAAGAGTATTACAAAGTGCAGGCGATCATCAGCAGAACTTATGCTATGAAGAATCAACGAAAATTCTTGCATGAAGGTTTTATGATGACAGATCTCACCAATTGTCAGGTTTATTTGGGTAAGATGTATCGAAATCCGAACATTGAAGAAGCCGTCCAGGAGACTGCAAATCTGGTGTTAGTAGATGATCAGATGCGGCTAATTTCAGCTGCGTTCTACTCAAATAGCGGTGGGCAAACGTCACACTCAGAGTATGTTTGGAGTAAAAAAGTGTCTTATCTAAGAAGTGTTAAAGATCCTTTTTCCAAAGGAAAGTATAATTATCATTGGTCGAAGAGTTTTGATAAGGACGACTTTTTAAAAGACCTCAAAAAGCTATATGATTTTCCAATTAATGATACTGCTGCGGTTAATGATCTGGTAAATTGGAAACAGGAGAGTAGGGCAAAGTATTTTGTCGACTGGAAGTATCATATACTGCTGACGGATGTGAGATCAGACTTTAAGTTGAAAAGTACTTACTTCAGTGTGGAAGAAGAGGACGGTAAGATCATTCTCAAAGGAAAAGGTTTTGGTCATGGTGTTGGTCTTTCTCAAGAAGGTGCCATGAATATGTGTGATATGGGGTATAGTTTCAGAGATGTTCTCCACTTCTATTACACTGGAGTGCATTTGATCGATTACCGGATGCTCAGTTTCTATCTATCGGAATAG
- the glmM gene encoding phosphoglucosamine mutase, with product MTLIKSISGIRGTIGGQPDDGLTPLDIVKFTSAYGTWLKTNNPDISRMKVVVGRDARISGEMVKNICIGTLQGLGIDVVDLDFSTTPTVEIAVPLEKAQGGIILTASHNPKQWNALKLLNEKGEFISAEDGQQLLEIAQKDAFSYAEVDNLGKVTKDDTYLQKHIDIIKNLPLVDVDAISAANLTVACDSVNSTGGIFVPELLRQLGVKSVISLFDQPTGEFPHNPEPLPENLSTIAEEIQKQKADLGIVVDPDVDRLAFVCEDGSMFGEEYTLVAISDYVLSQTKGNTVSNLSSTRALRDVTEKHGCTYTAAAVGEVNVVTKMKETNAIIGGEGNGGIIYPEVHYGRDALVGIGLFLTQLAKFGGKVSALKATYPTYTISKNKIQLTPEINVDELLSKIQTKYKNQPINTIDGVKIELGKEWVHMRKSNTEPIIRIYAESESAQKANELGERFVKELGELASL from the coding sequence ATGACACTTATTAAATCCATTTCCGGTATACGAGGGACTATAGGCGGACAGCCAGATGATGGACTTACCCCCTTAGACATTGTTAAATTCACATCTGCTTATGGAACCTGGCTCAAGACCAACAACCCAGACATTAGTCGAATGAAAGTAGTTGTGGGTAGAGATGCTAGGATATCTGGTGAAATGGTAAAAAACATCTGCATTGGTACACTTCAGGGGCTAGGTATTGATGTTGTAGATCTCGATTTTTCCACAACACCAACAGTTGAGATCGCAGTACCTCTGGAAAAAGCACAAGGAGGTATCATCCTAACCGCTAGCCACAATCCTAAACAGTGGAATGCGCTAAAACTATTGAATGAGAAAGGAGAGTTTATCTCTGCCGAAGATGGTCAGCAACTGCTTGAAATTGCACAAAAAGATGCATTCAGTTATGCGGAAGTAGATAATCTAGGAAAAGTAACTAAAGACGATACTTACCTTCAAAAGCATATTGATATTATCAAAAACTTGCCTTTAGTTGATGTTGATGCTATTTCGGCTGCTAACCTTACAGTAGCTTGTGATAGTGTAAATAGTACTGGAGGAATTTTCGTGCCCGAATTGTTAAGACAACTCGGAGTAAAAAGTGTTATTTCTTTATTTGATCAACCCACTGGTGAGTTTCCTCATAATCCAGAGCCGCTTCCAGAAAACTTAAGCACAATTGCTGAAGAAATCCAAAAACAAAAAGCAGACCTTGGAATTGTTGTAGATCCAGATGTAGATCGATTGGCCTTTGTTTGTGAAGATGGCAGCATGTTTGGAGAAGAATATACGTTAGTTGCAATCAGTGACTATGTGCTATCCCAAACAAAAGGAAATACAGTTTCCAACCTATCGAGCACAAGAGCCCTAAGGGATGTGACTGAAAAACACGGTTGCACTTACACAGCAGCTGCCGTAGGTGAAGTTAACGTAGTCACTAAGATGAAAGAAACCAACGCCATCATAGGCGGTGAAGGGAATGGAGGAATTATCTACCCAGAGGTACATTACGGAAGAGATGCATTGGTAGGAATCGGATTGTTCTTGACCCAGTTAGCCAAATTTGGAGGTAAAGTTTCTGCATTAAAGGCTACTTATCCAACTTATACCATCTCGAAAAACAAAATACAATTAACACCCGAAATCAATGTAGATGAGTTGTTATCCAAGATCCAGACGAAATACAAAAATCAGCCTATCAATACTATAGATGGAGTAAAAATTGAACTTGGTAAGGAGTGGGTACACATGCGAAAAAGCAACACTGAACCGATCATTCGAATCTATGCAGAGAGTGAATCTGCTCAAAAGGCGAATGAGCTAGGAGAACGATTTGTTAAAGAATTGGGAGAACTTGCGAGTCTGTGA